From the genome of Vicia villosa cultivar HV-30 ecotype Madison, WI linkage group LG2, Vvil1.0, whole genome shotgun sequence, one region includes:
- the LOC131651820 gene encoding bZIP transcription factor 16-like isoform X2 has protein sequence MGNSEMDKTTKEKESKTPPPTSQEQSSTTTSTGAVNTDWASFQAYSPMPPHGFMAQSPQAHPYMWGVQHIMPPYGTPPHPYVAMYPHGGIYAHPSMPPGSYPYSPYAMPTPNGIAEASGNTPASIETDGKPSEVKEKLPIKRSKGSLGSLNMITGKNNEHGKTTGTSANGNHSKSGESGSFEGTSEGSDANSQNGSQLKSGDRQDSFEGEPSQNGSSVHTSQNGGLNTPNAVVNQTMSIMPITAAGTPGAVTGPATNLNIGMEYWGTPAPSNIPALRGKVPATTVAGGIVTGGSRDSVQSQLWLQDERELKRQRRKQSNRESARRSRLRKQAECDELAQRADVLKEENATLRLEISRIRSEYEQLLSENTALKRLEEQPSNDQNVGNDTQQSGQTEDVQAGH, from the exons ATGGGCAACAGTGAaatggataaaaccacaaaagaGAAGGAGTCAAAGACGCCGCCACCGACGTCACAG GAGCAGTCTTCGACCACCACCAGCACCGGAGCAGTTAATACAGATTGGGCCAGCTTTCAG GCATATTCTCCTATGCCTCCACATGGATTCATGGCACAAAGTCCCCAAGCTCACCCTTATATGTGGGGTGTCCAG CATATTATGCCTCCTTATGGTACTCCACCACATCCCTATGTTGCAATGTATCCCCATGGTGGCATATATGCTCATCCATCCATGCCTCCG GGATCTTATCCATACAGTCCTTACGCGATGCCTACTCCCAATGGTATTGCTGAGGCTTCG GGAAACACTCCTGCCAGCATAGAAACTGATGGTAAGCCTTCTGAGGTGAAGGAAAAATTGCCAATCAAAAGATCAAAAGGAAGTTTGGGTAGTTTGAACATGATTACAGGGAAAAATAATGAACATGGTAAAACAACTGGCACATCTGCTAATGGAAATCACTCAAAGAG TGGTGAAAGTGGAAGTTTTGAAGGTACTAGTGAAGGAAGTGATGCAAATTCTCAGAAT GGCTCTCAATTGAAATCTGGAGACAGGCAGGACTCTTTCGAAG GTGAACCATCTCAAAATGGAAGTTCAGTGCACACTTCTCAAAACGGGGGACTTAATACACCTAACGCGGTGGTTAATCAAACTATGTCTATCATGCCTATCACCGCGGCTGGTACTCCTGGAGCTGTTACTGGTCCGGCGACAAACTTAAATATAGGAATGGAGTATTGGGGAACGCCAGCTCCATCCAACATTCCTGCTCTCCGTGGAAAGGTTCCGGCTACTACCGTCGCGGGCGGGATAGTTACTGGTGGATCACGGGATAGTGTTCAGTCACAACTTTGGCTACAG GATGAAAGAGAGCTTAAAAGGCAAAGACGGAAGCAGTCTAATAGGGAATCTGCCCGGAGATCCAGGTTGCGCAAACAG GCTGAATGCGACGAATTAGCTCAGCGTGCTGATgttttgaaagaagaaaatgcTACCCTCCGATTAGAAATAAGCCGCATTAGAAGCGAGTATGAGCAGCTACTTTCCGAGAACACGGCTCTGAAG AGACTTGAAGAACAACCGAGTAACGATCAAAACGTTGGTAACGACACTCAACAGAGTGGACAGACAGAGGACGTGCAAGCTGGTCATTAG
- the LOC131651820 gene encoding bZIP transcription factor 16-like isoform X1: protein MGNSEMDKTTKEKESKTPPPTSQEQSSTTTSTGAVNTDWASFQAYSPMPPHGFMAQSPQAHPYMWGVQHIMPPYGTPPHPYVAMYPHGGIYAHPSMPPGSYPYSPYAMPTPNGIAEASGNTPASIETDGKPSEVKEKLPIKRSKGSLGSLNMITGKNNEHGKTTGTSANGNHSKSGESGSFEGTSEGSDANSQNGSQLKSGDRQDSFEGEPSQNGSSVHTSQNGGLNTPNAVVNQTMSIMPITAAGTPGAVTGPATNLNIGMEYWGTPAPSNIPALRGKVPATTVAGGIVTGGSRDSVQSQLWLQDERELKRQRRKQSNRESARRSRLRKQAECDELAQRADVLKEENATLRLEISRIRSEYEQLLSENTALKQRLEEQPSNDQNVGNDTQQSGQTEDVQAGH from the exons ATGGGCAACAGTGAaatggataaaaccacaaaagaGAAGGAGTCAAAGACGCCGCCACCGACGTCACAG GAGCAGTCTTCGACCACCACCAGCACCGGAGCAGTTAATACAGATTGGGCCAGCTTTCAG GCATATTCTCCTATGCCTCCACATGGATTCATGGCACAAAGTCCCCAAGCTCACCCTTATATGTGGGGTGTCCAG CATATTATGCCTCCTTATGGTACTCCACCACATCCCTATGTTGCAATGTATCCCCATGGTGGCATATATGCTCATCCATCCATGCCTCCG GGATCTTATCCATACAGTCCTTACGCGATGCCTACTCCCAATGGTATTGCTGAGGCTTCG GGAAACACTCCTGCCAGCATAGAAACTGATGGTAAGCCTTCTGAGGTGAAGGAAAAATTGCCAATCAAAAGATCAAAAGGAAGTTTGGGTAGTTTGAACATGATTACAGGGAAAAATAATGAACATGGTAAAACAACTGGCACATCTGCTAATGGAAATCACTCAAAGAG TGGTGAAAGTGGAAGTTTTGAAGGTACTAGTGAAGGAAGTGATGCAAATTCTCAGAAT GGCTCTCAATTGAAATCTGGAGACAGGCAGGACTCTTTCGAAG GTGAACCATCTCAAAATGGAAGTTCAGTGCACACTTCTCAAAACGGGGGACTTAATACACCTAACGCGGTGGTTAATCAAACTATGTCTATCATGCCTATCACCGCGGCTGGTACTCCTGGAGCTGTTACTGGTCCGGCGACAAACTTAAATATAGGAATGGAGTATTGGGGAACGCCAGCTCCATCCAACATTCCTGCTCTCCGTGGAAAGGTTCCGGCTACTACCGTCGCGGGCGGGATAGTTACTGGTGGATCACGGGATAGTGTTCAGTCACAACTTTGGCTACAG GATGAAAGAGAGCTTAAAAGGCAAAGACGGAAGCAGTCTAATAGGGAATCTGCCCGGAGATCCAGGTTGCGCAAACAG GCTGAATGCGACGAATTAGCTCAGCGTGCTGATgttttgaaagaagaaaatgcTACCCTCCGATTAGAAATAAGCCGCATTAGAAGCGAGTATGAGCAGCTACTTTCCGAGAACACGGCTCTGAAG CAGAGACTTGAAGAACAACCGAGTAACGATCAAAACGTTGGTAACGACACTCAACAGAGTGGACAGACAGAGGACGTGCAAGCTGGTCATTAG